A stretch of DNA from Gimesia chilikensis:
TGACAGCAGTGTCAATTTCGTCGTGCGTCCCTGGGTTAAAAATGCCGACTACTGGGCCACTCGCTGGGATCTGACCGAACGGATCAAGCTCGGCTTCGATGAGCGTGGCTTTACGATTCCTTATCCCAGCCGGGATGTGCATCTTTATAATGAGAGTGCAACCGGCGTGGAATAGCGAGGCGATTCCGGTCCTTCCTCGGGAGCTAAGTCTGCTGCAGGGTTGGTTTTTTCATTCTGCAACTGCCCCGGAAATCAGCCGGTTTTAAAAATCAGGTCCCACTGAAGTTCCGTGGTTGACGTAGTAAATCCGTGGTTCAGGAAATGCGGCTGAAAGCTGTCTTTCGCAGGGTCGTTTTCCGGCTTCAGTAACGAAATCGGGGGGCTGGTCCGGTCGTAACGATTGTGGGTTCGTTATCTGACTTGGATATCCGCTTTTAATAGTTATCCCTCCACACTTCAGTTCAAACTGCATTTATATTTAATTAACCTGATAATTGGTGGAATTACTTACCTTTCTCCGAAAATTTCAATTTCTCAAGTGTTGTTGAGCGCAACTCGTTAGTTCACAAATAATACCCGGTTGATCATGTGTGGTAGATTTCAACTCAAGCAGGCCCGAGTTGTCTTCTATGTGGTCAGCCGGGTCTGTTTGTTCAGTTGTCGCACTTGGGACCCTTCCTGAGTTTTATATCTGAGACTCCAGCTCGAAAATCCCGCAGATGAAAAAATGAATACCTTCTTTTTGGTTCGCGTTTGTAATTACGAAAAGATTCCGTATCATATAAAATTACTGCGGCAGGACGATTCAGAACCCTGCATCAAGTGCTCTCCAGGATCGCCAGTCTGATCAGAGCCGGATCTCACTTATAGTAATGATTACCGAGTGAAATTTAGATTCATTTCGACGACCCGTCGTTGTACATTCCATTTCTTCCTTAATACGTAGAGTGACTATGCAATCCCCACACCGACCGAGCTTGTTACGAAAAATGAACGTTCGTAAGGTTTTGGAAGTTATCCAGAGCCAGGGAACATTAACTCGCGCTGATGTCATGCGTTGTTCTGGAATCAGTGCTCCTACTGTTTCCAAGGCGGTAAGTGCCCTGCTGGATGCGGGGTTGCTTGAGGAACGTGAGACAGCGGAATTTTCGGTGGGTCGTCCCGGCAAGCTGTTACAGTTACCGCGATTCAGTGCCCAGGTGATTGGCGTGGTTCTGGACTGGGATTATTGTTCAATCGTGGCCTCCGGTCTGGATGGTTTTCTGCACGAAGAAAAGCTCGATCAGTTCAAAACTCCTTCGTCGTATGAAGATCTGATTAATATCATTTCCCAGAAAATCATGGACCTGGTTAAGAAGGAGGAGATTCCTGCCCTGGGTGTCGGGATCACCGTGCCTGGTCTGGTTAACAGTAATGATGGTCGCATCTTCCTCGCGTCGAACCTGCACATTGTAGACGGACAGGCACCCGCGGTAGATATTGCTGCGAAGACTAATCTGGAATGCATCCTGGTGCAGAAATCCACCTCGTTGTGTCTCTCTGAAAAAACCTATGGTGCCGGCCAGGATCTGGAAGACTTCATCAGCCTGGACGTGACATCCGGTTTCGGTATGGGGGCCTTTACCGGCGGCCAGCTGCTGGATGGTCAACATGGTCTGGCGGGAGAAATCGCTCACATCACCGTCGAACCCCAGGGAGGACGTGTTTGTGGTTGTGGTAACCAGGGCTGCCTGGAAACCGTCGCGACCGACATGGCTTTGACTCATTATGTTTCGAAGCGGGTTGGCAAAGAGCTCGACTTTGATGCGATCAAAGAACTCGTGAAGCAGGGCGAACTCGATATTACACCGGAACTGGATCGCACGATCGAGTTCCTGGGAATCGGGGTGGCGGCTGCGATCAACATTTTCAATCCCTCGAATATCTTCATTTCCTCGCGGCTGTTTGATCTGCAGGACGATGTCTTCAGCAGAATGTGTGAACTGGCCAAGAATCGGGCTTTGAAACCTTCTTCCAGTTCTTGCGAGATTGAACGCTCGAAAGGGAATAAGTACCTGGGCGCTGTTGCCGGGATTATTAACCATCTGGCAAACGGTCTGGGACCGCGGTTGACCTAGAGTTGTGTCGAACCGCTGCGGAAGGCGCTCATCTGGAAGGGAACAGGGGTATGTCACCCTCGGCAGACGATCTGGCCCGGGAAGCGATTCGCGAATTCCAGCACCTGCTCGCGCAGTCGTTACGCAAAATCCGTC
This window harbors:
- a CDS encoding ROK family transcriptional regulator; this translates as MNVRKVLEVIQSQGTLTRADVMRCSGISAPTVSKAVSALLDAGLLEERETAEFSVGRPGKLLQLPRFSAQVIGVVLDWDYCSIVASGLDGFLHEEKLDQFKTPSSYEDLINIISQKIMDLVKKEEIPALGVGITVPGLVNSNDGRIFLASNLHIVDGQAPAVDIAAKTNLECILVQKSTSLCLSEKTYGAGQDLEDFISLDVTSGFGMGAFTGGQLLDGQHGLAGEIAHITVEPQGGRVCGCGNQGCLETVATDMALTHYVSKRVGKELDFDAIKELVKQGELDITPELDRTIEFLGIGVAAAINIFNPSNIFISSRLFDLQDDVFSRMCELAKNRALKPSSSSCEIERSKGNKYLGAVAGIINHLANGLGPRLT